ACTGGTGCCATTCGGTGCGCAAGCGCACCCTATAATTCTATGCGACGCATGGTTACTGGATAGTATTGCAGCATTTCAACAACGCCTGCTTTAGGTCAGCGGCCTCCTTTATGACGGATTAAAAGGGTCGGATAGGAGTTAAAGCGATCATTCTTCGTAGACAAAAGAATAGCTTGCCTCCACCCTAAAGCAGACATTACTGATGTGCTGCTCTTCGCCCAAAGTGGCCGATCCCATAATCATTCCCGCGGACTAGGTGAATTGCGAAGCAAGAGATAGCACCCTGGGGTGGGCGGGAATCCATACTAGACAACTTGATTGATATCGTATTTATCAAAAATATTCAGATGGTTTGGTTAGTTTTTTTCGATAACGTTGGTAGCATCAAACAATGGATTCCCGCCTATGCGGGAATGACAACAGGGCTGCTGCTTGTGTCGCCTTTGTGGCAATTTTTGAAGTCTTCTATTGTTCGAGTTTATCTAAACTTAAAATAAATTCTGTCAGGTCAGGTATGAGTTAGACTCGAATGGCACTTACTTAAACTAAGTTGTTCAATTTTTGGAGTGAGCTTGCGTAACAGAGGCTCAGAGTTACCCGAAGCCGCAAAGTACTGTGAAAGTATTCACCTCTGATTTTTATAACCCATCCCCGATTACAGTCGTGCCTCCTTTCATCAAGGCTACAATTTATATGTCTTAAAATCCAAATAGGGTTAAAACCGGCAACCGATACACTTAAATAAGTGCTATTGGGGTTAGACTCTATATTTTGACAATAGGTTCTTAGTGTTGTCTATCAATGATTGTAATTGCTCACTCCGCTCCGCTAAAGTTTGCGCTCCCAAGTGCGTTTCTTCTGCGACCTGCTTAATCGACATAACATTCTTGCTGACTTCATTTGCCACAACCCCTTGCTGCTGCGCCGTTACCGCGATTTGATTGTTTCGCTCTGTAACTTCTGACACTTTAACACCCACTAAAGACAAGCAGTCACCCGTAGACCGAGCGTTTTCAACACAGGCCTGAGTATGGTCTTTGCCTTGCACCATAACGTGAACTGCATTCGAAGCTGCAGCTTGCAACCCTTCTGTCATCGTTTGAATTTCTTCGGTTGATTCGTTCGTTCGCTGAGCTAGAGATCTAACTTCATCTGCGACGACAGCAAAGCCTCGCCCACTTTCACCGGCTCGAGCCGCTTCAATTGCTGCATTTAAAGCAAGCAGATTGGTTTGTTCTGATATATTACGAATTACGCTTAATATCGAGTCAATCTGTTTGACATCCGATTCTAGTTGGGCAATGACTTCACTAGCCTGATTCATATCGTCAGCAACATTGTTGATGGCTAGAATAGTATTCCCCATCATTTCATTGCCTAAGTTAATCTGGTTGTCGGTCTCTTCAGTCAAATCAGATGTTTCAGCAGCATTATTTGCCACTTCTTGGATGGTGGTCGCTAGCTCCTCAATCGCTGACGCCAAAGTTTCAGTTTCGGTGTGCTGTTGGTCAACGCCTCTATTAGTTGCCGTGGTAACCTCAGACATCACCTTAGCCGATTCTGATAACTGTTCTGAACTGGTCAAACTATGATTGATTAAGTCAGCAAAAGAGCTTTGCATGCTTGTAAAAGACCGACTTAATGCGCCTATCTCGTCTTTACGCTTAGTGGGCTCTATTTTACTAGTGAAATCACCCTTGGCCGCCTCTCGCATGGCTAATACAATTTTATTTAGAGGTTTAATGGTATCTAGCGTAATGGCTCTGGCGATGCCCCCTACAAGCAATACTATAAGCAGTAAAGCGAGAATTGTCTTTTGAGCTTTTGACCAAAAGGCAGCTTCGATATCATCAATGTAAACCCCCGTCCCAATAATGAAGTTCCATGCCTTAAAACCCTGCACATAAGAGCTTTTAGCTACGGGATGATCTTCGCCCGGCTTACTCCAGTAGTAATTTACAATACCTTTTTCGGATGCTCGCACCTTTTTAACAAACTCAGTAAATAAGCGTTTCCCATTAGGGTCCTCAAACGCAGACATATCTTTGCCGTCTAGCTCTGGTTTAATGGGGTGCATAATAAGTCTGGCGTCGTAATCATTTATCCAAAAGTAGCCCTTGCCATCGTCATAGCGCAACTTTTTAATCGCATCGATAGCTTGTTGCTTTGCTTCCTGTTCACCAATAATCGATCTGCGGTCATAAAACGACTGGGTAAGTGATATCGCACTTTCAACTAGAAACTGGACCTCCTGATGACGGCTTTCTAATAAACTTTGGCGCTCATTAACACGGTCAAAAATCTGTAATAATAAAACACTAGACATCACGATAAATAGCAGCAGCCACAACTTATACTCAAAACGAAGATTGCTAAACAAATAAACGCCCTCTGGTATCTATGATAATGATATGAAGCGAGCAGCCTAAATCTTGGCTGCTAGTGACATGATTTCAACCCGATAAATTAAAGGTACTATATTGCAGCATAGCTTACTGATACCTAAATAAAATAAAATAGAATAAATATTTAGAATTTGCGGGACGTTGCTAAAGCAGGGTTAAGTTCGCTTACGTTGTGACAATTCATCGATCATTTTTTGTTCTTTTTTCTCAATTTCTAAATCTTCTTCATCACGAAAGCGATCTATAAGCCCCCCCATACCTTTCTGCTTTTCATAAAGTGTTTGCCAGTGCTCTTTTGCCTTATTGAGCTGTTCTTCTGCGAGACTGACAACCTGCTGTTGCTGTTCGATTGCACCACCTACTTGAGATAAGAAATGTTGATAGGTTGCACAGTTAGCTGCTGTCGCACCGGTGGAAAACGCATCACGCAGTGCTTGCTGGTACTCCTGTTGGTATCGAATAAGCTCCTGCAACTTATCATGCTGCATACGAAGGTTCTGTTGCGAGGCCTGCATCGCTTTTAGCGCCTCATCTTCTTTTCTTTTTGCCAACTCTAAAACGACTTGTAGTCTCTTGGAGCGCCTCATAGGGTCGTAATCCAATAAGGATGTGATCGAGGTAGTTTTAATTCAATACAGGGAGACATAGGGCTACATGGCTCCTTCTTGCGGCTCAGATTGTGCTTCAGTGACCGACTGACTCCCCATTACTTGGGTTAGTTGCTCTACACTATCGACATAAGTCGACTGCTCACGCAAACCTTGCTGCAGAAATTGTCTCATGGGCTCAATGCGCTCAATTGCAAAATCTGTTTCTGGGTCTGAGCCGGGCACATAGGCACCGACACTAATCAAGTCTTTTGCTTGCTGATAGCGAGCATAAACCTGCTTGAATTTCTGCGCTGAGGTCATGTGCTCAGGACTAACAATATGAGGCATTACGCGACTAATCGAAGCTTCCACATCAATAGCGGGATAATGCCCCTCTTCGGCCAAACGTCGGGATAGTACAATATGGCCATCCAGTATCGCCCTTGATGCATCGGCAATAGGGTCTTGTTGGTCGTCACCCTCTGTTAATACCGTGTAGAATGCTGTGAT
This genomic window from Alkalimarinus sediminis contains:
- the fliJ gene encoding flagellar export protein FliJ; translated protein: MRRSKRLQVVLELAKRKEDEALKAMQASQQNLRMQHDKLQELIRYQQEYQQALRDAFSTGATAANCATYQHFLSQVGGAIEQQQQVVSLAEEQLNKAKEHWQTLYEKQKGMGGLIDRFRDEEDLEIEKKEQKMIDELSQRKRT
- a CDS encoding methyl-accepting chemotaxis protein, producing the protein MFSNLRFEYKLWLLLFIVMSSVLLLQIFDRVNERQSLLESRHQEVQFLVESAISLTQSFYDRRSIIGEQEAKQQAIDAIKKLRYDDGKGYFWINDYDARLIMHPIKPELDGKDMSAFEDPNGKRLFTEFVKKVRASEKGIVNYYWSKPGEDHPVAKSSYVQGFKAWNFIIGTGVYIDDIEAAFWSKAQKTILALLLIVLLVGGIARAITLDTIKPLNKIVLAMREAAKGDFTSKIEPTKRKDEIGALSRSFTSMQSSFADLINHSLTSSEQLSESAKVMSEVTTATNRGVDQQHTETETLASAIEELATTIQEVANNAAETSDLTEETDNQINLGNEMMGNTILAINNVADDMNQASEVIAQLESDVKQIDSILSVIRNISEQTNLLALNAAIEAARAGESGRGFAVVADEVRSLAQRTNESTEEIQTMTEGLQAAASNAVHVMVQGKDHTQACVENARSTGDCLSLVGVKVSEVTERNNQIAVTAQQQGVVANEVSKNVMSIKQVAEETHLGAQTLAERSEQLQSLIDNTKNLLSKYRV